One genomic segment of candidate division KSB1 bacterium includes these proteins:
- a CDS encoding purine-nucleoside phosphorylase: MSPLLQQIDEAVAVIRQHSKTRPEIGIILGTGLGALAREIKTEATISYADLPHFPVATVESHAGRLIFGTLGNKQVMAMQGRFHYYEGYSMKQITFPVRVMKAMGCHTLVVSNACGGMNPLFAPGDIMIMTDHINLLGDNPLIGPNEEALGPRFPDMSEPYTASLIALAEQVALEAGIRVQKGVYVALSGPNLETRAEYRFLRLIGADVVGMSTVPEVIVAVHSGMKVLGLSVITDSCLPDALEPVDIAKIIKIAGDAEPKLTLIMKRVIERM, from the coding sequence ATGAGCCCCTTATTACAGCAGATCGATGAAGCGGTCGCTGTCATCCGCCAGCACAGCAAGACCCGGCCTGAAATCGGCATTATTTTGGGAACCGGTCTGGGCGCGCTGGCGCGGGAGATCAAAACCGAGGCGACCATCTCCTACGCTGATTTGCCCCATTTCCCCGTTGCGACCGTCGAAAGCCACGCCGGCCGCCTGATCTTCGGCACGCTCGGGAACAAACAGGTGATGGCCATGCAGGGCCGCTTTCATTACTATGAAGGCTACTCCATGAAGCAAATCACCTTCCCGGTGCGCGTGATGAAGGCGATGGGCTGCCACACCCTGGTGGTGTCGAATGCCTGCGGCGGCATGAATCCGCTTTTCGCACCCGGCGACATCATGATCATGACCGATCATATCAACCTGCTGGGTGACAATCCCCTCATTGGCCCCAATGAGGAGGCCCTCGGCCCGCGCTTTCCTGACATGTCGGAGCCCTACACCGCCTCTCTGATTGCGCTGGCCGAGCAGGTGGCCCTGGAAGCCGGCATCCGCGTGCAAAAGGGCGTGTATGTCGCGCTTTCCGGCCCCAATCTCGAAACCCGCGCGGAATACCGCTTCCTGCGCCTGATCGGCGCCGATGTCGTCGGGATGAGCACGGTGCCGGAAGTCATCGTCGCCGTCCATTCCGGCATGAAAGTGCTGGGCCTGTCGGTGATCACTGATTCCTGTCTGCCCGATGCCCTGGAGCCGGTCGATATCGCCAAGATCATCAAAATTGCCGGTGACGCCGAACCCAAGCTCACGTTGATCATGAAACGAGTCATCGAGCGGATGTAG
- a CDS encoding lamin tail domain-containing protein — translation MKRALLVLGLLAARAGAQVILSEVMFNPRGNENHNEFVELFNASVTDSVSLAGWRIGDQAAVDNIVAWRAGLVLRPQQFAVILDPTYFSSSTQYQTLIPAEALVVTISDNAFGSGGFSNSTAETVILLNAAGDTVAQYLYSPGNPDGISDEKIELTDDDGPANWADALSADGTPGARNSVMPGLHDAGLVPGSLQIEPAALRAGTAARVRLRVRNHGLAAIATFKITLHLMPARPEYFAPVSPGEATFGQSLGRGEETEVALMTVPLPAGEYILQARLSLADDSNARNDALDLPVAIGWPRQTIVINEIMFAPAGGRPEWLELYNPQSHDVPLQDWWAVDEAGSRAAVVENYSIPARSLRVLTASRGLAALYHLPEHAVLLTPAFPLLNNAGDLIVLRDFSGAVIDSVFYEGDWGEAGKSIEKIWYERDNSRRNWLPSRGARGATPADFNSVSPREYDLQLELLSFLPARPRAGEPVRLTAGVFNRGRRALENFTVHFFHDPVGTQDATLLEELGAVTVSQALAAEQTIMVGLDWPQPPSGINRVMAEAREPRDLVMDNNRTMAEVPVGYAAHTLVINEIYYAPRSGEVEWFELFNLSNAPVNLRRWRWRDADAEETASLPDSTLILLAGGFAVVAAAGTLPNPGNTAVHVVPSRWLTLNNDRERLSVWDFNGGWQDSVAFRSTWGGAAGFSLERINPRLPAQDSSNWSTCVAAAGATPGRQNSVFTAILPSAATLSISPNPFSPDDDGIADFAICQLNLPVATASVHVKIYDLRGRLVRWLLNNRPVGSNFQVVWDGRDENGRLLRSGVYLVFLQAVHGNSGRLLSAKTTVVLARPVD, via the coding sequence ATGAAGCGCGCGCTGTTGGTGCTGGGGCTGTTGGCCGCCAGAGCCGGGGCCCAGGTCATTCTCTCCGAAGTGATGTTCAATCCCCGCGGCAATGAAAACCACAACGAGTTTGTCGAGTTGTTCAACGCGAGTGTGACCGATTCGGTCAGCCTGGCGGGCTGGCGCATTGGCGACCAGGCGGCTGTCGATAACATCGTGGCCTGGCGGGCGGGCTTGGTGTTGCGGCCGCAGCAATTCGCCGTCATTCTGGATCCCACCTATTTCAGCTCTTCGACGCAATATCAAACTCTCATCCCGGCGGAGGCGCTGGTGGTGACGATCAGCGACAATGCCTTTGGCAGCGGCGGCTTTTCCAACAGCACGGCGGAGACGGTGATCTTGCTGAATGCCGCAGGCGACACGGTGGCGCAATATCTCTACTCGCCCGGCAACCCTGACGGCATATCGGATGAGAAGATCGAGCTGACCGACGATGACGGTCCGGCGAACTGGGCGGATGCTTTGTCGGCCGATGGCACGCCGGGCGCCCGCAACTCCGTGATGCCCGGCCTGCACGATGCCGGCCTGGTGCCGGGCAGCCTGCAGATCGAGCCGGCGGCGCTGCGCGCGGGGACGGCGGCCAGAGTGCGGTTGCGGGTGCGCAATCACGGCCTCGCTGCCATCGCGACGTTCAAGATCACACTGCATCTCATGCCGGCGCGACCGGAATATTTCGCACCGGTCTCCCCGGGAGAGGCGACTTTCGGGCAGAGTCTCGGTCGCGGCGAGGAAACCGAGGTTGCGCTGATGACAGTGCCTCTGCCGGCGGGAGAATATATTTTGCAGGCGCGGTTGAGCTTGGCGGACGACAGCAATGCTCGCAATGATGCCCTCGATCTGCCGGTGGCCATTGGCTGGCCGCGGCAGACCATCGTGATCAACGAGATCATGTTTGCGCCCGCCGGCGGCCGGCCGGAATGGCTCGAGCTGTACAATCCGCAGAGTCACGATGTGCCGTTGCAGGACTGGTGGGCGGTCGATGAAGCGGGCAGCCGGGCGGCAGTCGTTGAAAACTACTCCATCCCGGCGCGCAGCTTGCGCGTGCTCACCGCCTCCCGGGGGTTGGCCGCGCTTTATCATCTCCCCGAACATGCCGTGTTGCTCACACCGGCATTTCCGCTGTTGAACAATGCCGGCGATCTGATCGTGCTGCGCGATTTCAGCGGCGCGGTGATCGACTCCGTCTTTTATGAAGGTGATTGGGGCGAGGCCGGCAAGTCGATCGAAAAGATCTGGTATGAACGCGACAACAGCCGGCGCAACTGGCTGCCGAGTCGCGGTGCACGGGGTGCAACCCCGGCGGATTTCAACAGCGTCAGCCCGCGGGAATACGATTTACAACTCGAGCTTCTGAGTTTTTTGCCAGCCCGTCCGCGCGCCGGCGAGCCGGTGCGGCTGACGGCGGGCGTCTTTAACCGCGGCCGCCGCGCGCTGGAAAATTTCACGGTGCACTTTTTCCATGACCCCGTCGGCACGCAGGATGCGACGCTGCTGGAAGAATTGGGCGCCGTCACCGTTTCGCAAGCACTGGCTGCCGAACAAACGATCATGGTCGGTCTCGACTGGCCGCAGCCGCCCTCCGGAATCAACCGGGTGATGGCGGAGGCGCGTGAGCCGCGTGATTTGGTGATGGACAACAACCGCACCATGGCAGAAGTGCCGGTGGGATATGCCGCGCACACGCTGGTGATCAATGAAATTTATTACGCCCCGCGCAGCGGCGAAGTCGAATGGTTCGAGCTGTTCAATCTCAGCAACGCGCCGGTCAATCTCCGCCGGTGGCGCTGGCGCGACGCGGACGCGGAGGAAACCGCCAGCCTGCCGGACAGCACTTTGATTCTGCTGGCCGGCGGCTTTGCGGTGGTCGCGGCGGCAGGCACTCTGCCCAACCCCGGGAACACGGCTGTGCATGTGGTTCCCAGCCGCTGGTTGACCTTGAACAACGATCGCGAACGGCTGAGCGTGTGGGATTTTAACGGCGGCTGGCAGGACAGTGTGGCCTTCCGCAGCACCTGGGGCGGAGCCGCGGGATTCTCGCTGGAACGCATCAATCCGAGGCTGCCGGCACAGGACAGCAGCAATTGGAGCACCTGTGTCGCAGCCGCCGGTGCAACGCCGGGGCGACAAAATTCGGTTTTCACCGCGATTCTGCCGAGCGCGGCCACATTGAGCATTTCCCCCAATCCCTTCTCTCCCGATGATGACGGCATCGCTGATTTTGCCATCTGCCAGTTGAACCTGCCGGTGGCAACCGCCAGTGTTCATGTCAAGATTTATGATCTGCGCGGCCGTCTGGTGCGGTGGTTGTTGAACAACCGGCCGGTCGGTTCGAATTTTCAGGTGGTGTGGGATGGCCGGGATGAGAATGGCCGGCTGCTGCGCTCGGGCGTTTATTTGGTGTTCCTGCAAGCCGTGCACGGGAATTCAGGCAGGTTGCTTTCGGCAAAAACCACGGTGGTGCTGGCCCGGCCGGTGGACTGA
- a CDS encoding DivIVA domain-containing protein — protein sequence MRLTPLDIKKQQFKRAVRGYDRDEVNTFLEMVAEELESLLHERNRQSDEIIRLRTQLQDYQDVEQTLKHALKNTQETALQSLENSRREAEMIIRDAELEAEKIIRDAKVRLAELKNELMVVKAQKSSFARRLRHLLESQLELIGVLELDDLGFGEIDAPSGSTRPAAENASVKTSPAAAPSAAPEAPRRAPVRPVAGPAREFRPVSEAAAAATRTTIDKKETRISDFIT from the coding sequence GTGCGACTCACACCGCTCGACATAAAAAAACAACAGTTCAAGCGCGCCGTGCGCGGCTATGATCGCGACGAGGTCAACACCTTTCTCGAGATGGTGGCTGAGGAGCTGGAGAGTCTGTTGCACGAGCGCAACCGTCAGTCCGACGAAATCATCCGGCTGCGCACGCAGTTGCAGGACTATCAGGATGTCGAACAGACCCTGAAGCATGCGCTGAAAAACACGCAGGAGACGGCACTGCAATCGCTGGAGAATTCCCGGCGCGAAGCCGAGATGATCATCCGCGATGCCGAATTGGAGGCGGAAAAGATCATTCGGGATGCCAAAGTCAGGCTGGCGGAATTGAAGAATGAACTGATGGTGGTAAAGGCGCAAAAAAGTTCGTTTGCACGGCGGTTGCGCCATCTCCTGGAAAGCCAGCTTGAATTGATCGGGGTGCTCGAGTTGGATGATTTGGGTTTCGGCGAAATTGATGCACCATCGGGGAGCACCCGTCCGGCCGCCGAGAATGCGTCGGTCAAAACCAGCCCGGCCGCCGCTCCCTCTGCCGCTCCGGAGGCGCCGCGCCGTGCGCCGGTGCGGCCCGTGGCAGGTCCGGCCAGGGAATTCCGGCCGGTAAGTGAAGCCGCCGCGGCCGCGACCCGCACCACCATTGACAAGAAGGAGACCCGCATTTCAGATTTCATCACCTGA
- a CDS encoding YggS family pyridoxal phosphate-dependent enzyme, protein MAFAQQLAAVQQRIADACQTAGRDPAEITLIGVTKTVAFEDILAASQSGLRHFGENRVQEAARKISAARAAGLQAQWHLVGHLQTNKAKEAVALFDVIQSVDSVRVAEALQRHAEKVPRRLEVLLQVNTSAEATKFGVAPAEAAKLAAEIAAFPNLHLTGLMTIGALTTDSGIIRRCFQTLRVLLQELAALHLPNTNLHHLSMGMTDDFELAIAEGATMVRIGRALFGERR, encoded by the coding sequence ATGGCATTCGCTCAGCAACTTGCCGCGGTCCAGCAGAGGATCGCCGACGCCTGCCAGACCGCCGGTCGTGATCCGGCAGAGATAACCCTGATTGGCGTCACCAAAACGGTTGCCTTTGAAGACATCCTGGCGGCGAGTCAAAGCGGCCTGCGGCACTTTGGTGAGAATCGGGTGCAGGAGGCGGCACGCAAAATCAGTGCGGCTCGTGCCGCCGGGCTGCAGGCGCAATGGCACCTCGTCGGCCATTTGCAAACCAACAAGGCCAAAGAGGCCGTGGCCTTGTTCGACGTGATTCAATCGGTCGATAGCGTGCGGGTGGCGGAGGCGTTGCAGCGCCACGCCGAGAAGGTGCCGCGCCGGCTGGAGGTGCTGCTGCAGGTGAATACTTCGGCGGAGGCGACCAAATTCGGAGTGGCGCCGGCCGAGGCGGCGAAGCTGGCGGCTGAGATTGCGGCGTTTCCCAATTTGCATTTGACCGGCTTGATGACCATCGGCGCACTGACCACCGACAGCGGGATCATCCGCCGCTGCTTTCAAACGCTGCGCGTGCTGTTGCAGGAGCTTGCCGCGCTGCACCTGCCCAACACCAATTTACATCATCTCTCGATGGGCATGACGGATGATTTCGAGCTGGCAATCGCGGAAGGCGCAACCATGGTGCGCATCGGCCGCGCCCTTTTCGGGGAACGCCGCTAG
- a CDS encoding formylglycine-generating enzyme family protein, which translates to MRLLMLPVVLLTGWLWLAGGEKSNPRRVQPAPQTYPAAILAKVDSVEMRLVSAGPFIYGSSPAEVENLPAAKQRAFFKTETQATARQQARTGDFYIDIHEVTNAQYAKFLQATGHRQPAFWNDRLLRQPRYPVVGIGWEDARAYAAWAGKRLPTEWEWEKAARGTDGRRWPWGNQFGVGNCNSEEIGLGTIAAVGSYKGVSPFGLFDMAGNVWEMCEGQWSDGRRSGPVMRGGCFNNDRYGVRTTVRWSPRSEAQIQNGTAWLGFRCVMDAAQVKLGVNAEIVE; encoded by the coding sequence ATGAGATTGCTCATGCTCCCGGTTGTGCTGCTTACCGGCTGGTTGTGGCTGGCCGGCGGGGAAAAATCGAACCCGCGCAGGGTGCAGCCGGCGCCGCAGACTTATCCCGCCGCCATCCTCGCCAAAGTGGACAGTGTCGAAATGCGGCTGGTGAGCGCGGGGCCTTTCATCTACGGCAGCTCGCCGGCCGAGGTGGAGAATTTGCCCGCCGCCAAACAGCGCGCTTTTTTCAAGACTGAGACCCAGGCGACGGCACGGCAACAGGCGCGCACCGGCGATTTCTACATCGACATTCACGAAGTCACCAACGCGCAGTATGCCAAATTCCTGCAGGCCACCGGGCATCGCCAGCCTGCATTTTGGAATGACCGGCTGCTGCGGCAGCCGCGCTATCCGGTGGTGGGCATCGGCTGGGAAGATGCCCGTGCTTATGCGGCGTGGGCGGGCAAGCGTCTGCCGACGGAGTGGGAGTGGGAGAAGGCGGCGCGCGGCACGGACGGCCGCCGCTGGCCATGGGGCAATCAGTTCGGGGTGGGCAACTGCAACTCCGAAGAAATCGGATTGGGCACCATTGCGGCGGTGGGCAGCTACAAAGGCGTGAGCCCCTTCGGGTTGTTCGACATGGCGGGCAATGTGTGGGAAATGTGCGAGGGCCAGTGGTCGGACGGCCGGCGCAGCGGGCCGGTGATGCGCGGGGGCTGCTTCAACAATGATCGCTATGGCGTGCGCACCACCGTGCGCTGGTCGCCGCGCAGTGAAGCGCAGATTCAGAACGGCACGGCCTGGCTGGGATTTCGCTGTGTGATGGATGCCGCGCAGGTAAAGTTGGGCGTGAACGCAGAGATCGTGGAATAG